TGTGGTTACAGATTAATTTATCCCCAAATTCTGGacttctttttttggtcttttggtCTGTAATTTGTTTTGAGTTGATGTGATTTGTTACAGGATTTAGTTTAAGTATATATCTAAGGAACTTTACTACTTGGGATGAGGAAACATAATATTTCCTAGAAGCCAAAAGTGGAATGAAGTTTTTTCACCCGTTTCTTACACTGGTCCTTGTGCTCAAAACAAAATGAGAGGTTGATGAAAATTAGGTTTTATTCAGGAATTTCACTATATTCTCAGTGATATTTCTGAAAATTTCTATTttgcaaaattaaataaacagctaataaaataaaaagcctgaAATACATGCACTGGTGATTTACATGGGTTAGTGTGCATTTCCTATCATTCCACATTTTAATGTTGTTCCagtatatatttacatttcataAAGGGCTTTTATATTGACAATAATTCACCAAAAATTTCTCAAGAGTCTTGAATTCTTAGTATTTCCAAACTTGGGGAAAACTTTAATAAGGCAGAtgatatgataaatataaaattatagaagTTTTCATATGGAACACTTATTTTTAAGCACATAAACACATACAACATAACAAATagagacataaaaatataaacagagagaGTTAGAGGGACCATACAGAGAATTCTTGACTTACTTAGCAAATCACTATTTATACAACTAAACTTCGGCTACCTGctttctcaaaaatatataacGTGCTGAATTCTCAGAAGCTGCTTGAACTTATGTTATCTGACATCAAATAGAATAGCCTTCAGATAAACGTAGTCCACAAAAATAGGTAGCCACATATTCCTTCTGAATGTGACCACAGTGACTTCAGTGAATCTAACTTAAAGGTTCTAAATTTTCTTAAGGAAtttaataacaacagcaacacaaATCTTAAAAATTCTACAGATATTTTGGTCAGTATTTCAAGATTAAGGAAAAACCAGTCCATTGGCAGTGGCTGtggtaaacacaaaataaatctcTCAAGTTTGTCTTACAgacaataatttttataaatattgctCCAAGTCCTTGTATACACATGTGTGGGAGCAAACACGCACAGTGGCATTTAGAAATACACCCACACAATGCAAAGGAGACACCATCCTTCACTCTGACAGACCTATCTCCCTGATCTGGAAAAGGCTTTGATTATGTAACACTTTAAAACTATTGATCAATTTAGGATTTTATACaaagtcattttttaatgtattatagaCAAAGACTTCATAGACTTAATTTTTCTTGGTTTACACAAAGCCAGAGTCTTAAAATCATTGTTGAAAtatgcttttggttttttttttaaaaagacttcacTGTTAAGTTCTGCTAACCACCATTCTGAGAAAGGAATTCCTGGTGACTTAGACATCCATTAGTAGCACATTTCTTTATTAATACTGTTTcttttatacaatatttatttcaatactatttattgaatagtaatactatttattgaatatttatttcaatactatttatacaatatttatttcaatactatttttccttaaatgagaaaaaaacaaaacaaaacaaaaaaccttgaaaaTCAGATGCACAACAAGTGGGACAAGCAGTGATTGGCTGACACCCCACGGCCAAGGGCAGGCTCCAGCAGGTTGTGAAGTAGCAAGGTCATCAGAGTATGGTGCATAATGGAGCATCATATTAGAGTGGAATTCAGCCAAACACAGTAATGTATGGATGCAGACGCatctgaaagaaggaaaataaagatttatgcaggtcaaaaaaaaaatgctatgaagaaatTTCCCCAATGGCTTATGCCCAATTGGAATGCTGTGATGGAGGTTTTGGAGCagagaaatttttatttgcaaattatgtgtttgtaaataataaatatgttcagggggaaaaaattaaCTTGTCGGATGAATCCTACTTGGAagctttaatagtttttttttgtttgtttttacacagCATTAGAGTTCAATAATCTGGAATTTAGTTCATCactaaattacagaaaataaacctttattCCGCCTTTAAAACATTAATTCACCAGAAGTGATAATTAAGACTAGTTTTAGTGGTTTCAGCTCAGTTCTTCTTGGAATGTGATTTCTCCCACAACACTAATGCTAAATAAAGCACTGTGTAATGTTCTGAAACATGGTCCCTGCTTTAGAAAAGATTCTAagggcttttaaaataaataagaaagaaaagcaaagctgactcaagatatatagatatagatatagatatatatagatatagatatatatagatagatatagatatagatatatacacacacacacatatacagattcCACTATTTCTATAGAGTCATAGTAAATAAATGGATATACAGCCTTGCTAACAGCCTAGCAATTGGTTATATACAATTTAAACATAAAGCTCTAAACAATTATTATACTAAATTTTCTACATAACCTCCACTACCATCCtcttttaggaaaagaaatgatgTTAAAATGTCTGAAAGCATTGGGGGCTATGGTGAAGCAATGGTTTTGTTATATTATagttagttttaaaaatagttcacattttatttttgaaattaataaattcaatcttttatattttatcaacAGGTAAATTTAGAATCTAAAATGCTATACTGGTTAACTGCCTAACAAGGAAGCAATTCAATTGAAAAATAGCAAAACGTCACATTCTTCTataaattttctagaaaaaaaatttagaggaaATGTTAGTTCAGAATTGTGTGTTAAGGATGTTAATAAAGTAAAGTGCATCTACACAGTCGGCAAAATGCAAAGGAGCATAGAGCCAAAGGAATCATCACTATTGATGGAAAAGGTAAAAGATTATCCCAATTAGAATGCATAGAAAGTTTCATAAATAATGTATAGAAAGCTTTATTCATTTCCATTACAAATATGTTTTTACTGAGGATATACTAAATGCTAGGTAGAAGCTTATATCTACTGTCATTGTtctgctaaaatgaaaaattctctcaACTTGTTGAATATATGTTCTAAACCATGTTAAGTTACTTTAATGTCCATCATCATTTGCTATCTTACATAAGAGGAAAATAACTATGAATAACTATGAATTTCTTTTAATCTATCAAATTTGGATTATAATTTCCCTGATTTTACAGATATAAACTAGAGCCTAAAGCAGAATTATATACTATtgtaaaaaaatccattttaataaCCAAATATATAGCTATACATACATAATTAAACCTCAAGAGATTTCTGTCACTattgaaatatatacagaaaaagagagaaattcaattttttttcctacaggtagcatgattaaaaaaaaaaaacaaacattggaCTCTCTGCACTCCATGACTTGGACTCTAGTCCACATTATATCCCTAATAATCTTAATGATATCAATCAAATTAACTTTCAtactaggcctcagtttcttctacAAAATGAGGGGGTTGGTTTGGTTGATAtcttttaattctaaaatgtgaTAACTTAGTAATTTTAGATACAAACATTAAGCAATTGATTATGACATATATTATGTCAGTTTTATATGTGTTTAAGTTCAAATGTTTCCTATGTATCAATGTATGAATATCACAGGAAATAAAAGCCTAATGGAAACATAGTTGGTTTATATGGAAACATCTGTGTAcgtatgtgtgagagagagagattgatatatatttaccacatgtGCATGCTTTTCGGCATAAGAGATATGTACTTACTCAAAGATAAAAGATAACAAGAAAGAATGATTTTGCTATAGTTGTCCAGCTGCATGATTTACTTAGAACCCTGACTTAAATTGACTTTGTGGTCTTATGTCAAAGTCAGTAATTGACTTAGAAGTTTGGGGTAAGATTCAAATGGTCATACCTGGACTTCAATAAAAATTCGTATATTCATTAGAGATAAATCAGCGGATGACCCTTTCCTTGTTTCACAGACATCCAGAAAGCCAAGTATTGTTGCTTTAGTAGATACCTCCTGACTAAAGACACAGCCTAACTTTCATCAGTTATTAGTCTCTTGCCTATGATTTCAGGTCGTATGTAACAAAAATCTCAACATATGCAGATTCATTGTGCCTCTTGAAAGTGTCCTTGGTCATAGACAGGAGAATCACATTGTAGAAGttatttttatagaattaaaGCTGGAAGCTGTGGTTGGCATTTCCACTATAATACATATGGTGTAATATACATTCACAAATAAATTGATATTCAGTTTTCTCAGTGCTTAGAACTCTAATAGATGATGGCAAGTCATTATTTGTTTCCAAAAtggaagtaattaaaaaaaataatttctgccaTAATTTTACTAAGTATACAATGAATAGACTGAACACAGTTTGATCAATTAAAGGGAACTTTATTCAGATGACATGCAGAAGTTCCTTAGGCAAGAGAAACTGTCACTGGAGTTAATATGAATTTTTCTTGAGTATTTCAGTATCAGCTAcaaatggctttttaaattaatgtttattcAAGCTGTATCCTCTATATGCTTGCAGAAATAAAGTACCTTACTTTCCATTTACTAAATAAGATGAAATTCTTACTTGCCAGTTCATTATCTAAATAATATTATGGCAAGGATAAGCTcaaaagaacttgaaaataatATGCAAAGTGGGAACTATACTTTTACATTGCCTATTAATCTTTTGGAATTatactatttttaagaaaattgaaaaatacttaacacatagtaaaataaatagaaaaatagaatgatTCTGGCTTCATTTCACAAGTCAAAAGCACAGCTGAACTTCCAGTTCACAAAACTTTAACAGCCACCAAGACCGGGTTTACCAAGTAAAGGGAGAATGAAATGGAATGGTGTACACTTAATGCTGTCAATGATCCCCATTTTTCTCAACTAGACAGATTATTAAGTTGAGAACAAGGGCTTTTCTTTGAATTGCAAAGGTATGAACTATGAAAACCTGCGCTACGTAATCAGTTTTCCTAATGTGTGAATTTCAGAAATAATTCCGGCATCTCTGCAACACATTATCTCCTAGATTCTGCCCAAGAGTAACTATAGAAGATTGATTTGAATGTCTCTAGAGcctatgaaaacaaaccaaaaagaaggggaggggggcatTATTTACAAACTTTTATTTCTACAAAGCTGTTTAACTCATTATAATGTAACCATTAAGAGGACTTAGGAGCAACACTTCATACCAATTCTCATGAAGATAAGAACACTGTAAAAGACATCATTTCCATTATATCACAAGTAAAGAACTATGATAagaaattcaggaaaaatataaataaaaaaacgCTTTACCTCAGATaaaatctcatatttttaattaatccCTACTGTAAGAAATTAAAAGACAGCAACCCTCAagattttctttagataaatttggcattaaaagggagaaattataagaaaatgctgcattctttttttaattttatttttcagttttaatcaaggaaaatacattttggcaatgtttaaaaactaaacgtaacatttttaaaaaataaatatagaaaatcatCTATCTACATTACaacaaaaatgagaacaaaaaagatCCTGTTTATTATGTGAGATGTCTAAACAGAACGTAACTTTGTAAATGGATCCCTTGTCTCCTGACAGCAATATTGAGGAGATGAAGCATATCAATTACTATTACTAATTACATTAAGGGGAGTGTACTTCATttgcctttctttcattttaggtCAGCTATTTATTGTGGTTAAAACTTTATTCATCTTTTGAATGCCTAACAACACAGAAGTTTTTCAAAGTCACTTTTAGCAAAGTGCATGGTTTATTTCAATGGCTTTGTAGTTTTTCTCTTCTGGTATATGGATGTCTTTGCTGAGTTAAGAGACTAACACCATACATTAGTTTATTTATAAGCATATCACTTTGCCTTTTAAACAGGATGCCACAACAGTCTTGATATTGGCTGTTTTAAATATTCAAGAATATAGAGCTAACCCCATTTGATGAGCTAAATAAAGCTTAATGACAGCACAGAACATAGGAAGTGGTTGCATAAAGTATCAATAAATCTGCCACTTGATATGTCTACTCAAAATTTTAAGATTACATAATTTAGAATGCCACAGGACAAAAAGTCCTATTAAGATGACAGTGGAGAAATAagttttctgcagaaaaatctcTTCACATGCTTTTGCATAACacattaccattttctaaataaatttctACAGATCTTTATTTGTGGGTGTTATTATAACTAACGTTATAAAAGTGCTGTTATTTTTAACTGGAATCGtccttgtttacaaaacagataaaagcaccaaaaacaaaacaaaaatcttctaGTTCCAGGTAAAGCAATAACACAACAACAGATATACTCTCCACTTGCTATATTtcagtttaaaagaaataacTCAGGCTCATGTGCATGAAAAGACATCTTTTTGAAAGTCATTTAATTCAGTGTAGTCCATACCTGTGTTTTCTTGGATTGATTTGATAACTGGATATAAAAGCATGTTGTCTTTCTCCTTATCCAAATACCTACAGTAAACTACTATATATCAAAGTCATTTCTTTagaaagttgatttttttaaattatgacaataaaaattaatatttatctcTTTTCTATAATATCTTTACTGAGCCCATCAATAACATCTTCAATGAGgctataaaataacttttttctttgccttaatTATTCTAAGATCTCACATTCCACATGCAAAACATATTTAATAGAAAAACTGTTATTGGATATTAATTGACAGACATAAATGTGTTTCTTGAGATGTTCTGGTGGTAAGAAATATGTGACGTTTTATTAGCAGAGTTGCTACAGCTTTAGACACAGAATTTTCCAAAAGGTTTTTATTTGTTGTGTGTCAAACCTTGATGGGCGTGAAAAGTAAACTTTCtgagttatacacacacacacacacacacacacacacacagacacacacatattacATGAgcaaaactttcaaaaataaattttatattttttgaagttcacctcagaatacacttttttttttactgttgccaCATTTCACTGAATAATAACTGTGTCAAATATTCCATAAAGCCTTTATAGTCTCAGTATATCACAATGCACATCAAAATATTCTTGCATACACTGCATCAAACATGAACATTTTTGTTGCTTGGCTTAAATAATAAATGGTTCATGTAATTTACTTTTGCTTATGAACTTTTATTACCGTATACAAATAATATAAAGGCCGACCGCATATCCTTATAGAAGCCTAATTGTATAGatacttaaataataaaaatgtagctTTGCATGGTATTTGCATATCATTAAATACTGTAAGTCAGCATTTTGTCAAAGTAGTCAGTTTTTCAATATCTCGGACTTAGTACTTCATTTGCATAAATCAGCATCTGCTGATATATATAACATAGTTAAAACTTTTATAGTGCCCAATTTGCATAGACAGCAGAAGTAACTTTAGAAATTTTGTCTTGGATACAATTATCCGCTTAGtagcacaaaagaaaataatttcaggttAAAACTAGCCATCCAAACAATACTTACATATTTATCTGGAAACAGAGAATGTAAAACGAATTAGGATTGTCAAGTACTAAGAGAAGTGTAAAACACTGCCTACAGTGTTTTCTTTAGTAACTTAGTAAACTCTGGTATAACATGCAAAATATAGTGGTGTACCTTTTGTACATGGCCTCTACTAAATAAATGGTGTATGAACTATACCAACACTAAATTCCTGCTATTAAAACGTTAACTAGTAGCTTTAAGAGAGAAGACAAAACTTTGCAGAAGATGCTCTGTCTCAGATACTTAAATATATTTGGGATGCATCTTACCTGTTTGCTGTACTTGTTATTGGTTTGACAGCTGTACTCAGAGCAGTGATCTGATCCAATTGAAATGTTGTCTCCTGCTCCCACAAATGTGTTAGCTGGTGGTAGATCTTGTACGGCCTGGTGTTTTTTTCCTGCGGTTGGTGATTGGGGGTGAAGCTGGACAGTAGGCAATGGGGAACTAGATTTGTAATGCCTGGCCAGGTCAGGACTGCCAGGCCCACCGTTAACTGATCGGTATCGGCCCATGCTTGGGCTGTCTGACAGCTTCTCATTGACACTATCATACCTCTGTCCATTTGGTTTAGAAGCTTCTACAGTGACAATGCTGCTGTAGAGAGGCTGCttagattttttgtttctcttgtccTTTTTAGGCTTTTTAGATTTGTCATGCTGTTGCGGTGTAAAAAAGTCTTCGTGATCTTTTTTGCCGGCTTCatagccatttttatttttggaccGGCAATATCTTGCCATCACTACAATTAAGATGATTAGAATCACCGTCATAATTCCAGCAACAACCCCAATGACAATACTGAGTCTCTGTTTGCTTATTTCATAGCTTGGGTCACCGGCTATATCCTGGGTGAGTGGGGTGTGCAAACTTCTGGCTATCTGGGAGTCAATCACAGTTGCATTAGAAACACTTTCATTGACAAACACATGCACCAGAGTCGTGGTAGACTGGGAAGGCTGCCCACTATCATTCACTTGCACCACCAATCTGTGCAAGCCATAATGCTTTTGGGTGAGTTTTCCCACTAAGGAAACCACACCACTGGTGGAATCAATCTCAAACAGCTTGAAGGGATTCCCTCCCACAATGCTGTAGTTAAGGTCTGCATTGATGCCATCATCGCTGTCTGTTGCCAACACCGTAGCTACTACTGTCCTGACATTACTTGAAGGTGGCAGTAAAGTGTAGGAAACGTTTCTGGGAAGGGTAACTGTGGGGGCATTGTCATTCTCATCCATCACAAAGAGAGAGACTGTAGCTGTTGCGGATCTGGGAGGATCTCCCCCATCCACAGCCTTGACTCTGAATGTGTATGTGGTCTGATGTTCCCGGTCAAAAGACATTGTGGAGTAAATGGTCCCCGtgtcattttcaatggaaaaaatgTTACTGTTCTCCTCTATGTACAGACTCATCTCCGCATTGCGCCCCTTGTCAGCATCCATCACTGTGACCATTCCCACGGGACTGTTGGGCTGCAAGTTTTCTTTCACATAAAAGGTAAAGACGTCCTGCATAAACTTAGGGTCATTGTCATTCTTGTCAGCCACCTGCACAATCACTGTGGTGCTGCCCTGTAGCACCGGGATGCCTTTGTCTTTGGCGTTAACTTTAAACTCATACCTGTCAGTCTGCTCGCGGTCCAGCACCGTATTGACGAGGACGTCCCCAGAATCTGGGTCGATGGCAAAGATCCCCATCACGGAAGAGTCCAGCGAGTAGGCGATTTCAGCGTTTTTCCCGCTGTCTGCGTCTGTCGCCAGCACCGTGGCTACCCTCTCGCCAGGGATGTTGTTCTCGGGAAAATATACCTCCACCACCGACTGACCGAAGACGGGCGGGTTGTCATTGGTGTCTCCCACCTTGACAATCAGGGAGTTGTTGCTGGAGAGGCTGGGACTGCCCGAGTCCACCGCCACTATGACCACGTTGAACTCCCGGGTGGTCTCATAGTCCAAAGGGGCCGAGGTGTGCAGGAAGTACTTTTTCTTGTTCTGGTCGCCCTCTGTGTCACTGGCCGGCTTGAGTTGGAAGGGCACATCGCCCACCACGGTGCAGGTGACCACTCCGTTCTCGCCTTGGTCTCGGTCAGACACCTGTACCAGGGCGATGGGAGTGTCGACCAGAACGTCCTCGGCCACGTTGGCCACCCCGTCCTTTAGTGGGATACGCCCGATCTTGCGGATTTCAATGGACGGCACATTGTCGTTCTCGTCCTTGATATTAAGGACCACCGTGGCCTTGTCGGTCTTGGGGGGCTGCCCGCGATCGCGGGCCATGACGGTGAAGCGCAGCTGGTTCACTTCCTCGCGGTCGATACGGTGCAGGACACTGAGCCAGCCGGACGTCTCGTCGAGGCGCAGCAGGCGCCGCACGGACTCGGTAGCCGCCCCGAACACGTACTCGATCTGCCCGTTGACCCCCACGTCCAGGTCGGCGGCACGCAGCTGCAGGATGGGGGTCCCCGGGGCGCTGTTCTCCGCCAGGTCAGCCTCGTACACGCTCTTCTCGAAGCGGGGACTGTTGTCGTTCACGTCTGTGATAAGTACCCGCAGGATGGCCTGGGAGGAGCGAGGCGGGTCGCCACCGTCGCGTACACGCAGGGTCAACTCGTAAGAGTCTCGCTGTTCGCGATCCAGCGCCCCCTTCACGATCAGCTGCGGCTGCTTTTCGCCATCCGGGGTGTCAGCCACCTGCAGTTCGAACACGCTGCTGCGGCCGCCGGTGCTGGTCCCGCCGCCGCCCTCTGGTGCGTCCAGCCGCCTCTTGGAACCACCCGGGCCGCCGCCGCTCGCGCCGTTCCCGCCGCCCCCGGGGTAGGGGGCGCTGTCTGCAGGCCCGGCGCGTCGGCCCTcgccgccgctgctgccgcccCCGGGTTCCTGAAGCAGCTCGTAGCGTTCGATGCCGTTGCGGCCGAAATCACGGTCGGTGGCAGTGGGCAGCAGGTAGAGAGTGCCCACTGGCCGGTTCTCCTCCACCGTGAGCGTGAGCACGGGCGACGGGAAGGTGGGCGTGTTGTCGTTGATGTCGAGCACGATGACCCGACCCTCGAACAGGTCCACCCAGCTCTGCGAGGGCCCGATCACCGATACctcgaagtccaggaagcactcGTTTTCGTCGAAGATCATCTGACACTGGGGTAGCTTCTCGCGGTCGATGCGCCGCTCGCTGGTACTCAGCTCGCCGGTGAGGTTGTCGATCTTCAGGTACTCCGAGCCCGACTCGAGGCTGAAAGTCACCTCACCGGAGCCGGTCACGATGCCCAAGTCCGAAGCGACGTTGCCGATGCGGACGTCTGCTGGGCCCTCCTCGGCCAGTCGGTACCGGAGGAGTTGCTTGGCGGCCGCCAGGCTTACCGAGAGCGGCAAGAGGAGACAGCAGCCCAGGCACCAGGCGCGCGCCCATCCCATGGTCCGCATCCTCAGCAtcttctcctgctgctgctgctactgctccTTCTAATCACGGCCCCGTAGGCGCCCCCCTGCTCCGGGGCCGGTCGCCTGCCCTCctcccagtcctctcccctctctgtgaAGGGAAGAAGcgagagggagaaaagggagggggCAAGAGCAACGTCCAGAGTCGGCCAGGGGGGACCAGCGAaagatccttcttttttttcctcctgcttcctcctAAAGTTATTGTTTCATAATTCATGCAATGGGTGCTAATGGCCCGCTCGCCAGCCGCCGTTCAGTCGCAGTACTCACAGTTCACGGGACACTGAGCGCCGCGGACTCGgagcccgccccccgcccccacagaGTCATCACCGCAACGCGCAGAGGATCCCGGGCTCCCGTCCCCGCTCTGTCGGATGGGGCCGGAACCGGTCTGTCAGGCCGGCGGTGGAGCCGGGAAGCAGCGGGGAGCGAGCCTGCAGCCTCCCCGCCTGCCAACCCCGCTCGTCTTTGCTGCTACTCGAGTTGCGTCCAATTCACGTTCCAGCCACTCACTCCAGACCCAGCTTCTGCTCCGGCTGCCCCGGCAAACGTGAGTCGCTTCCTGCACGAGGTGCTAGGGCTAGCAACAAGCCAGTCTCAACTCCGACTCCGCTCAGGCAGCGGCGGAGCCAGTCAACAGATCGAGAATGAAAAATCCCGGCAGGTCGCTTCGGGCACCGTGCAGTGGAGACGACACGAGTCACACAGCGGTCCGCTTCAGCGTTCCCCCCGCGCGCGGAAGAGCAGCCAGAGCCATCTTCAGGGACGCCCAGATAGTCAGTCCCTTCTCACCCCAGAGAGCTcgggtttctctttttttcttaacaactCTGCGCAAGGTCATTAGTCACGAAGCCGCCGCCTGAAACCGCAGCAGCCTTTCGCCCGCGGGGGTGAAGGCTGAGCAGTGCGCACCGCGCGGTGCCCAAGTTTGGGTTCGCAGCCGCAGAGTCTGTGCCTTTCCTCACCTGCATTCGGCCCGCATGTCAGAGCACTGGGATCTGCAGCGCTGTGCGCGATTCAGGGAGGAGATTgcagcctccctctctccccgctCTCTCTcgatccctcccctccctccctctctcctcctcctctctcccccctcctctcccttcccctttccccttctcccactCCTCTCTCCTGCAcgctcccttctcctttctcccagTCCCAATGCAGGCAACTCGAGCTGAACTTGATCCCTATGCAGTTCAAAGGTGAGCAAACCAGGCTCGGTGCGCAGGCGAGGTTGGCCTGGCGAAAGACCCCAGCCGGGCTCTCCCAACGGCAGTTAACAAAGATGCCCAATTCTGTCCGGATTTCCGAAGAAAAGCAAAAggcatgggggggtgggggaggggagtcagaGGCAGCTGCcaagtagctttaaaaaaaaaaaaaagaaagaaagaaaaaatccagtTTGCCAAGGGGACAAAAAGTGCCAGTCGGTTGTTGCCTCGGAAGTGCCCTGGCACGGCGGGTGAATTCCGCAGTTGTCTCGTCCCCTTTGGTCTGGAGAGTGGTGCGGGCGCTCCCGCCGCCCCTTTGGCTGCCACGGCTCAAAGGCACTCAGTGGCAAGCGGGAAGCTCCCGCTCGCTAGCCGCGAGCCGGAAACCCGCAAGTTTGCCCAAAGTGGTGGTTGCTGCTGGGAGCTCACTGCCTCGCTCGCGGCTCAAGCATGTCCCtgacgctgctgctgctgcggcggcggcggcagtaGCAGCGGAGCCGCGGAAACTACACACTAGCAGTGAAGGAGGGAGGAGTACcggggggaggagaaaggagggagccGTAGCCAGCCGCCCCGCTCCGGAAAGCCCAGCTTCAGCTCCGGGGG
This DNA window, taken from Delphinus delphis chromosome 5, mDelDel1.2, whole genome shotgun sequence, encodes the following:
- the PCDH7 gene encoding protocadherin-7 isoform X4, yielding MLRMRTMGWARAWCLGCCLLLPLSVSLAAAKQLLRYRLAEEGPADVRIGNVASDLGIVTGSGEVTFSLESGSEYLKIDNLTGELSTSERRIDREKLPQCQMIFDENECFLDFEVSVIGPSQSWVDLFEGRVIVLDINDNTPTFPSPVLTLTVEENRPVGTLYLLPTATDRDFGRNGIERYELLQEPGGGSSGGEGRRAGPADSAPYPGGGGNGASGGGPGGSKRRLDAPEGGGGTSTGGRSSVFELQVADTPDGEKQPQLIVKGALDREQRDSYELTLRVRDGGDPPRSSQAILRVLITDVNDNSPRFEKSVYEADLAENSAPGTPILQLRAADLDVGVNGQIEYVFGAATESVRRLLRLDETSGWLSVLHRIDREEVNQLRFTVMARDRGQPPKTDKATVVLNIKDENDNVPSIEIRKIGRIPLKDGVANVAEDVLVDTPIALVQVSDRDQGENGVVTCTVVGDVPFQLKPASDTEGDQNKKKYFLHTSAPLDYETTREFNVVIVAVDSGSPSLSSNNSLIVKVGDTNDNPPVFGQSVVEVYFPENNIPGERVATVLATDADSGKNAEIAYSLDSSVMGIFAIDPDSGDVLVNTVLDREQTDRYEFKVNAKDKGIPVLQGSTTVIVQVADKNDNDPKFMQDVFTFYVKENLQPNSPVGMVTVMDADKGRNAEMSLYIEENSNIFSIENDTGTIYSTMSFDREHQTTYTFRVKAVDGGDPPRSATATVSLFVMDENDNAPTVTLPRNVSYTLLPPSSNVRTVVATVLATDSDDGINADLNYSIVGGNPFKLFEIDSTSGVVSLVGKLTQKHYGLHRLVVQVNDSGQPSQSTTTLVHVFVNESVSNATVIDSQIARSLHTPLTQDIAGDPSYEISKQRLSIVIGVVAGIMTVILIILIVVMARYCRSKNKNGYEAGKKDHEDFFTPQQHDKSKKPKKDKRNKKSKQPLYSSIVTVEASKPNGQRYDSVNEKLSDSPSMGRYRSVNGGPGSPDLARHYKSSSPLPTVQLHPQSPTAGKKHQAVQDLPPANTFVGAGDNISIGSDHCSEYSCQTNNKYSKQMRLHPYITVFG
- the PCDH7 gene encoding protocadherin-7 isoform X1; the protein is MLRMRTMGWARAWCLGCCLLLPLSVSLAAAKQLLRYRLAEEGPADVRIGNVASDLGIVTGSGEVTFSLESGSEYLKIDNLTGELSTSERRIDREKLPQCQMIFDENECFLDFEVSVIGPSQSWVDLFEGRVIVLDINDNTPTFPSPVLTLTVEENRPVGTLYLLPTATDRDFGRNGIERYELLQEPGGGSSGGEGRRAGPADSAPYPGGGGNGASGGGPGGSKRRLDAPEGGGGTSTGGRSSVFELQVADTPDGEKQPQLIVKGALDREQRDSYELTLRVRDGGDPPRSSQAILRVLITDVNDNSPRFEKSVYEADLAENSAPGTPILQLRAADLDVGVNGQIEYVFGAATESVRRLLRLDETSGWLSVLHRIDREEVNQLRFTVMARDRGQPPKTDKATVVLNIKDENDNVPSIEIRKIGRIPLKDGVANVAEDVLVDTPIALVQVSDRDQGENGVVTCTVVGDVPFQLKPASDTEGDQNKKKYFLHTSAPLDYETTREFNVVIVAVDSGSPSLSSNNSLIVKVGDTNDNPPVFGQSVVEVYFPENNIPGERVATVLATDADSGKNAEIAYSLDSSVMGIFAIDPDSGDVLVNTVLDREQTDRYEFKVNAKDKGIPVLQGSTTVIVQVADKNDNDPKFMQDVFTFYVKENLQPNSPVGMVTVMDADKGRNAEMSLYIEENSNIFSIENDTGTIYSTMSFDREHQTTYTFRVKAVDGGDPPRSATATVSLFVMDENDNAPTVTLPRNVSYTLLPPSSNVRTVVATVLATDSDDGINADLNYSIVGGNPFKLFEIDSTSGVVSLVGKLTQKHYGLHRLVVQVNDSGQPSQSTTTLVHVFVNESVSNATVIDSQIARSLHTPLTQDIAGDPSYEISKQRLSIVIGVVAGIMTVILIILIVVMARYCRSKNKNGYEAGKKDHEDFFTPQQHDKSKKPKKDKRNKKSKQPLYSSIVTVEASKPNGQRYDSVNEKLSDSPSMGRYRSVNGGPGSPDLARHYKSSSPLPTVQLHPQSPTAGKKHQAVQDLPPANTFVGAGDNISIGSDHCSEYSCQTNNKYSKQPFRRVTFSVVSQPQDPHQGSLQSCYDSGLEESETPSSKSSSGPRLGALPLPEDNYERTTPDGSVGEAEHMENDSRPLPDVALTGKCTRECDEYGHSDSCWMPVRTSPERKKSQPKLSTFMPVDERGSQEKLANGEAAIMGDRNRNLLNKKLTSSYETFSAASFSKNEEANTEDIPLTKTGEYKPSPVNTLTRREVYL